A section of the Leptospira terpstrae serovar Hualin str. LT 11-33 = ATCC 700639 genome encodes:
- a CDS encoding LytR C-terminal domain-containing protein yields the protein MLREAPKKQTIPAKTLLIAAGSFFLIALLFLVFRSKAGFSLDQKFSQSKRLPILFSVLGEKDEYLFSLYAEFYPNEKKAALFFVNPKTSFDDGDKSLKEKGSSAPSYVESVLEDTLDSSIPFKIVWTKQQFQNWINLLGGLNLFFEPKSLHITKNYARNKQTYILDGEDTFDWMSSLADESMISHIRRLEIQETVFLTILEAIHEKKDLLGKQRVSYLHSQMSTNLSQKEWETFVDFLKKEKIHFGVSEVPGEPMGRPKYKDEVLKANEETVKVAFHKFASELRSLSFSEGERARIEVLNGTPKNGLARYGKVLLNDKGLKVLSVDNAWDSSFKSSIILNRSGNTQYTDIISDTFQGRRVYFALRKDLGLDATVILGEDFQNSKD from the coding sequence ATGTTACGTGAAGCTCCCAAAAAACAAACTATCCCTGCAAAAACTCTTTTGATCGCTGCAGGTTCTTTCTTTTTGATTGCACTCCTCTTTTTGGTCTTCCGTTCTAAAGCTGGATTTTCACTAGACCAAAAGTTTTCCCAAAGCAAACGATTGCCCATTCTCTTCTCCGTGTTAGGGGAAAAAGATGAATATTTATTTTCTCTTTATGCAGAATTTTATCCCAACGAAAAGAAAGCTGCCCTCTTTTTTGTGAATCCCAAAACTAGTTTTGATGACGGGGATAAATCTTTAAAAGAAAAAGGAAGTTCTGCTCCTTCGTACGTGGAATCTGTATTAGAAGATACTTTGGATTCTAGCATTCCTTTTAAAATTGTTTGGACCAAACAACAATTTCAAAATTGGATTAATTTACTTGGTGGACTCAACCTCTTTTTTGAACCTAAGTCTCTCCACATAACAAAGAATTACGCAAGAAACAAACAAACTTATATTTTAGATGGGGAAGATACTTTTGATTGGATGAGTTCCCTTGCAGACGAATCAATGATATCCCATATCCGTCGTTTGGAAATCCAGGAAACAGTATTTTTGACAATTCTTGAAGCAATTCACGAAAAAAAGGACCTACTCGGAAAACAACGGGTAAGCTACCTCCATTCGCAAATGTCCACCAATCTCTCCCAAAAAGAATGGGAAACTTTTGTCGACTTTCTAAAAAAAGAAAAGATCCACTTTGGAGTTTCTGAAGTTCCAGGGGAACCAATGGGACGACCCAAATACAAAGATGAAGTTTTAAAAGCCAATGAAGAAACGGTCAAAGTTGCTTTTCACAAATTTGCAAGCGAACTTCGCTCTCTTTCCTTCAGCGAAGGAGAAAGGGCGCGGATCGAAGTCCTGAATGGAACCCCAAAAAATGGGCTTGCCAGATACGGGAAGGTGCTTCTGAATGATAAGGGTCTGAAAGTTCTCTCCGTTGACAATGCCTGGGATTCTAGTTTTAAATCCAGTATCATCTTAAACCGCTCCGGAAACACACAGTACACGGATATTATCTCCGATACCTTCCAAGGACGAAGGGTTTACTTCGCTCTTAGGAAAGATCTGGGACTTGATGCCACCGTCATACTCGGGGAAGATTTTCAAAATTCCAAGGACTAA